A window of the Brumimicrobium sp. genome harbors these coding sequences:
- a CDS encoding adenosylcobalamin-dependent ribonucleoside-diphosphate reductase, with protein sequence MSEKLALKTKETKAMKAYSQEEVLATAIEYFKGDTLAGEVWMKKYALKDPMGNIYEKSPDEMHRRLAKEFARIEANYPNPMGEEEIYELFKNFKYIVPQGSPMAGIGNNFQYVSISNCFVIGNENVEDSYGGILKLDQELVQLMKRRAGVGVDLTFVRPSGSPVQNSALTATGVVPFMERFSNSTREVAQGGRRGALMETIAIDHPDSENFIDAKTIAGKVTGANVSVKISDAFMKAALNNENYTLTYPVRSENPSYKKQIEANKLWKKIIHNAWASAEPGVLFWDTLIQESLPDCYADLGFETVSTNPCGEIPLCPNDSCRLIAVNLYSYVNKPFTDEASFDYALFEEHIIKAQRLMDDIIDLEVEKVDKIINKIENDPESEGIKHTELMLWKRIREKCQMGRRTGLGITAEGDMLAALNICYGTDEANDFSDELHRKLKHHAYYSSSVMAEERGAFPMWDAAREEENPFMLRIKEENPALYERLISVGRRNVALLTIAPTGSVSILTQTTSGIEPAFMVNYMRRRKINPDDKNARVDFVDEIGDSWQEYPVFHHKFETYLIAKGYNLEEVRNMDQEQIDSIIAKSPYYKATSNDVDWVKKVEMQGRVQKHVDHSISVTVNLPSDVTEEIVEKVYETAWKSGCKGMTVYRDGSRSGVLVSADEKKKEDDDDRKSTQFHDHHAPERPEILKAEVVRFQNNLEQWIAFVGMLDGRPYEIFTGSTEGFNGIPADVKEGFIKKVKNEESSRYDFQYVDRGGYNVTVEGLSRSFEKEFWNYAKMISGVLRHGMPLINVVDLVGSLNLRDDSLNTWKNGVTRVIKKYVPDGTKSKNECPECHQDSLYFQEGCLTCTNCGHSKCG encoded by the coding sequence ATGAGCGAAAAATTGGCACTAAAAACAAAAGAAACAAAAGCGATGAAAGCATATTCGCAAGAAGAGGTACTAGCTACTGCAATTGAATATTTTAAAGGGGACACTCTTGCAGGAGAGGTATGGATGAAAAAATATGCATTAAAAGACCCAATGGGGAATATATATGAGAAATCTCCAGATGAAATGCATAGAAGATTAGCAAAAGAATTTGCACGTATTGAAGCGAACTATCCAAACCCAATGGGGGAAGAGGAAATCTATGAGCTATTTAAGAATTTTAAATATATCGTACCTCAAGGAAGTCCTATGGCTGGTATAGGTAATAATTTTCAATATGTTTCTATTTCTAACTGCTTCGTTATTGGAAATGAAAATGTAGAAGATTCTTATGGAGGTATCCTAAAATTAGATCAAGAACTTGTTCAGTTAATGAAACGAAGAGCAGGAGTGGGTGTAGATTTAACTTTTGTTAGACCAAGCGGTTCCCCTGTTCAAAATTCTGCTCTAACAGCTACAGGAGTGGTTCCTTTTATGGAACGTTTTTCCAACTCTACAAGAGAGGTTGCTCAAGGAGGTAGAAGAGGCGCTCTAATGGAAACAATTGCTATTGACCATCCAGATTCAGAGAATTTTATTGATGCTAAAACCATTGCAGGAAAAGTTACCGGTGCCAACGTTTCTGTAAAGATTTCAGATGCATTTATGAAAGCTGCTCTTAATAATGAGAATTATACATTAACATATCCTGTTAGATCTGAAAACCCATCCTATAAGAAACAAATTGAAGCAAATAAGTTATGGAAGAAAATTATTCATAATGCTTGGGCTTCAGCTGAACCAGGAGTTCTTTTCTGGGATACCTTGATTCAAGAATCTTTACCTGATTGTTATGCTGATTTAGGTTTTGAAACTGTATCTACAAATCCTTGTGGAGAGATTCCTCTTTGTCCAAATGATTCTTGTCGTTTAATTGCTGTAAACTTGTATTCTTATGTAAATAAACCATTTACAGATGAAGCAAGTTTTGACTATGCTTTATTTGAAGAACACATCATTAAGGCACAACGATTAATGGATGACATTATTGATTTGGAAGTTGAGAAAGTAGATAAAATTATTAATAAAATCGAAAACGACCCAGAATCTGAAGGTATTAAGCATACAGAATTGATGTTGTGGAAACGTATCCGCGAAAAATGCCAAATGGGTAGAAGAACTGGTCTTGGAATTACAGCTGAAGGAGATATGTTAGCTGCATTAAACATTTGTTATGGTACAGATGAGGCAAATGATTTTTCAGATGAATTACATAGAAAATTAAAGCACCATGCTTATTATTCTTCTAGTGTAATGGCAGAAGAAAGAGGTGCTTTCCCAATGTGGGATGCTGCTCGTGAAGAGGAAAATCCTTTTATGTTGAGAATTAAAGAGGAAAACCCTGCTTTATATGAAAGATTAATTTCTGTTGGTAGAAGAAACGTGGCTTTATTGACAATAGCTCCTACTGGTTCTGTTTCAATTTTGACACAAACCACTTCTGGTATTGAACCTGCTTTCATGGTAAATTACATGAGAAGAAGAAAAATCAATCCAGACGATAAGAATGCAAGAGTAGATTTTGTTGATGAGATTGGTGATTCTTGGCAAGAGTATCCTGTATTCCACCATAAATTTGAGACTTATTTAATTGCAAAAGGATATAATTTGGAAGAGGTTCGCAACATGGATCAGGAACAAATTGATTCTATTATAGCAAAATCTCCTTATTACAAGGCGACTTCAAATGATGTTGATTGGGTAAAGAAGGTTGAAATGCAAGGTCGTGTGCAAAAACATGTTGACCATTCTATTTCGGTTACGGTAAATTTACCAAGTGATGTAACAGAAGAAATCGTAGAAAAAGTATATGAAACAGCTTGGAAATCTGGATGTAAAGGAATGACTGTTTACCGTGATGGTTCTCGTTCTGGTGTTCTTGTTTCCGCTGATGAGAAAAAGAAAGAAGACGATGACGATAGAAAATCTACTCAATTCCACGATCACCATGCTCCTGAAAGACCTGAGATTTTAAAAGCTGAGGTGGTTCGTTTCCAAAATAACTTGGAGCAATGGATTGCTTTTGTAGGTATGTTAGACGGAAGACCTTATGAAATTTTTACAGGTTCTACAGAAGGATTTAACGGAATTCCTGCTGATGTTAAAGAAGGATTTATCAAGAAAGTGAAAAACGAAGAAAGTAGTCGTTATGACTTCCAATATGTTGATAGAGGAGGATATAATGTGACGGTAGAAGGACTCTCTCGTTCTTTTGAAAAAGAATTCTGGAATTACGCAAAAATGATTTCAGGTGTGTTAAGACATGGTATGCCACTTATCAATGTAGTTGACTTAGTAGGTTCGTTAAACCTTAGAGATGACTCATTGAATACTTGGAAAAATGGTGTAACACGCGTTATTAAGAAATATGTTCCAGATGGAACAAAAAGTAAAAATGAGTGCCCTGAGTGCCATCAGGACTCACTATACTTCCAGGAAGGTTGCTTAACTTGCACCAACTGTGGACACAGTAAATGTGGATAG
- the rsmA gene encoding 16S rRNA (adenine(1518)-N(6)/adenine(1519)-N(6))-dimethyltransferase RsmA: MMSVQPKKHLGQHFLTDQNTCKKIVAQYQNVAQTGNVMEIGPGMGAITRYFLEQEDTNLHVMEIDKESVTYLSENFPKLNGKIHSRDFLKEDLSTYFEGQSFAVVGNFPYNISSQILFHCLKYRNQIPEIMGMFQKEVAERVAEPPGSKSYGILSVLMQTYYDIAYCFTVHENVFNPPPKVKSGVIRCTRNNRNQLPVDEKLFERVVKSTFNQRRKTIRNGLKTIVDVQKLPDHPLLSQRPEKLSVDEFIILTQFVEAYL; the protein is encoded by the coding sequence ATTATGTCGGTTCAACCTAAAAAACATTTAGGACAACATTTCCTAACAGATCAGAATACCTGTAAAAAAATTGTGGCACAATATCAGAATGTAGCACAAACAGGGAATGTAATGGAAATTGGTCCGGGAATGGGTGCTATAACTCGTTATTTTTTGGAACAGGAAGACACCAATCTTCATGTTATGGAAATTGATAAAGAATCTGTCACCTATCTTTCAGAGAATTTTCCAAAATTAAATGGGAAAATACATAGTCGAGACTTTTTGAAGGAAGATTTATCTACTTATTTTGAAGGACAATCTTTTGCGGTCGTTGGTAATTTTCCGTATAATATCTCTTCTCAAATCTTGTTTCATTGTTTGAAATACCGCAATCAGATACCTGAGATTATGGGAATGTTCCAAAAAGAGGTAGCAGAGCGAGTCGCAGAACCACCAGGATCTAAGAGTTATGGAATTTTGAGTGTTTTAATGCAAACCTATTACGATATAGCGTATTGTTTCACAGTTCATGAGAATGTATTTAATCCACCTCCCAAAGTAAAGTCAGGAGTGATACGTTGTACTCGAAATAATCGCAATCAATTACCTGTAGATGAGAAGCTATTTGAACGCGTCGTGAAATCTACTTTTAATCAGCGAAGGAAAACGATTCGAAATGGTTTAAAAACAATTGTAGATGTTCAGAAATTACCAGATCATCCATTATTATCTCAACGACCTGAAAAATTAAGTGTGGATGAATTTATCATTTTGACTCAATTTGTGGAAGCATATCTATAA
- a CDS encoding DUF3108 domain-containing protein, producing MKTIIAIGVIGMLLFGMTSSTTVSYPSIKSRSYGKGEVLRYRLSYGIMDAGEAVLSVNETTVTGADNRPLLHVKGEGKTLGAFNWFYEVKDVYESYIDKEGGFPWYFLRDVNEGGYTIKQKYVFHQNKQKVQTENKKNNKKDEFNVPLGIQDMISSFYYARTIDFSNLKPGDIIEFKCFMDEEIWPLKIKYLGKEEVKIRSGKFKTLKFTPAVQKGRVFGKNDDLQVWITDDANHIPVLAKAKIAVGSIKMHLVEWQGLKGKISKI from the coding sequence ATGAAAACAATAATTGCAATAGGAGTAATTGGAATGTTGCTTTTCGGAATGACAAGCAGCACAACCGTGAGTTATCCAAGTATTAAGAGTCGAAGTTATGGAAAAGGAGAAGTACTTCGCTATAGATTATCATACGGAATTATGGATGCAGGTGAAGCTGTTTTATCTGTAAATGAAACAACTGTTACCGGAGCAGATAATAGACCTTTATTGCACGTGAAAGGAGAAGGTAAAACTTTAGGTGCTTTTAACTGGTTTTATGAAGTGAAGGATGTATATGAATCTTATATTGATAAAGAAGGTGGATTTCCTTGGTATTTTTTGAGAGATGTGAATGAAGGCGGATATACAATTAAGCAAAAGTATGTTTTCCATCAAAATAAGCAAAAGGTACAAACAGAAAATAAAAAGAACAATAAGAAAGATGAATTCAATGTCCCTTTAGGTATTCAAGATATGATTTCTTCTTTTTATTATGCTAGAACTATTGATTTCAGCAATTTAAAACCAGGAGATATTATCGAATTCAAATGCTTTATGGATGAAGAAATATGGCCTTTGAAGATTAAATATCTGGGTAAAGAGGAAGTGAAAATCCGAAGTGGAAAATTTAAAACCCTCAAATTTACTCCTGCTGTTCAGAAAGGACGTGTGTTTGGTAAAAATGATGATCTTCAAGTGTGGATTACAGATGATGCCAATCATATACCTGTACTTGCAAAAGCTAAAATTGCTGTTGGAAGTATCAAAATGCACTTAGTTGAGTGGCAAGGATTAAAAGGAAAGATTTCTAAAATTTAA
- a CDS encoding DUF4286 family protein: MLVYDLNIKIDKDIHEEWVEWMQQVYIPKAIESNHFEYCRVFKHQRNEKGGKTYSFHFYVKSFEDMEAFLDNEEIPLLEEHQNKFKGRYFLTKSYLDFLDEIS, from the coding sequence ATGTTAGTTTACGATTTAAATATAAAGATAGACAAAGACATTCACGAAGAATGGGTAGAATGGATGCAACAAGTGTATATCCCCAAAGCGATTGAATCTAATCATTTTGAATATTGCCGTGTTTTTAAACACCAACGCAATGAGAAAGGAGGCAAAACTTATTCATTTCATTTTTATGTAAAGTCATTTGAGGATATGGAAGCTTTTTTAGACAATGAAGAGATACCTTTATTGGAAGAGCATCAAAATAAGTTTAAAGGACGATATTTTTTAACCAAATCATACCTTGATTTTTTGGATGAAATCTCATAA
- a CDS encoding DUF4286 family protein: MVVYNVTVSIDKDIAETWLQWMKEVHIPDVMLTNHFRDCKLCRVHGEEEGGYTFAIMYTAKSQEDLDMYQNLHASRLQREHTQKFQGKFAAFRTLLTVVQEF, translated from the coding sequence ATGGTAGTATATAATGTCACAGTAAGCATAGATAAAGATATTGCAGAAACATGGCTCCAATGGATGAAAGAAGTACATATCCCTGATGTTATGCTTACAAATCATTTCCGAGATTGTAAACTATGTCGTGTACATGGAGAAGAAGAGGGAGGATATACTTTTGCAATCATGTACACCGCAAAATCACAAGAAGACTTAGATATGTATCAGAACCTGCATGCATCTCGTTTACAACGAGAACATACACAAAAATTCCAAGGTAAATTTGCTGCATTTAGGACTTTATTGACTGTAGTACAAGAATTCTAA